Proteins encoded together in one Kingella oralis window:
- a CDS encoding KilA-N domain-containing protein, translating into MNVIKSFGDIAVSFRNDGFLNASAIAAHFGKRVPDFLKTEQNQEYISDLAEHLSKTLKIVFDKNQLVIVKKGSPANGGGTWLHPKLAIHFARWLDPRFAVWCDEQIEQILSGSLKLSSQTSADQRTPLRQAVSALVGLRGISYSDAYKMVHQRFGVAAIEEIPADVLPAAVEYVHRLTVGALPDDVLRVIASLLRHLPYQMAYFRATEKAVFSLCPELVFKTHDRFQDGIIQARQLADKLGLDFVPWRDIRLV; encoded by the coding sequence ATGAACGTAATCAAATCTTTTGGCGACATCGCCGTTTCATTCCGTAATGACGGATTTCTTAATGCTTCCGCTATTGCTGCCCATTTTGGCAAGCGTGTTCCTGATTTTCTTAAAACAGAACAAAATCAAGAATATATCTCTGATTTGGCGGAGCATTTGTCAAAAACCCTAAAAATCGTCTTTGATAAAAATCAATTAGTTATTGTTAAAAAAGGTTCGCCTGCAAACGGTGGCGGCACTTGGCTACACCCAAAACTTGCTATCCACTTCGCCCGCTGGCTAGACCCCCGCTTTGCTGTTTGGTGCGATGAGCAAATTGAGCAAATCCTTTCAGGCAGCCTGAAACTTTCTTCTCAAACTTCCGCGGACCAGCGCACGCCATTGCGTCAAGCTGTTTCTGCCCTTGTTGGGCTGCGGGGCATCAGTTATTCGGATGCTTACAAAATGGTGCATCAGCGTTTTGGCGTGGCGGCAATCGAGGAAATCCCTGCGGATGTGCTGCCCGCTGCGGTGGAATATGTGCATCGTTTAACTGTGGGCGCATTGCCTGATGATGTGTTGCGTGTGATTGCTTCGCTGTTGCGTCATTTGCCGTATCAGATGGCTTATTTTCGGGCGACTGAAAAGGCGGTGTTTTCGCTGTGTCCTGAATTGGTGTTTAAAACGCATGACCGTTTTCAGGATGGGATTATTCAGGCGCGGCAGTTGGCGGATAAGCTGGGGCTGGATTTTGTGCCTTGGCGTGATATTCGGTTAGTTTAG
- a CDS encoding HNH endonuclease yields MNAGQFKKGQIPWNKGTKGIMPKPVNGFQKGNKCWKERPVGSERKTRDGIEVKTENGWIPRGRLVLGTFPIGYVVLHIDGDRYNDAPDNLIAIPRAVSVTLNRWGYKHQPPSLRRAFIARAMLNHRIKQCKSSKSTAA; encoded by the coding sequence ATGAACGCTGGTCAATTCAAAAAAGGGCAAATCCCTTGGAACAAAGGCACCAAAGGCATCATGCCCAAACCCGTCAACGGCTTTCAAAAAGGCAACAAATGCTGGAAAGAGCGCCCCGTCGGCAGCGAACGCAAAACCCGAGACGGCATCGAAGTCAAAACCGAAAACGGTTGGATACCGCGCGGTCGCCTTGTTCTGGGCACCTTTCCCATCGGATACGTTGTCCTGCACATCGACGGCGACCGCTACAACGACGCCCCCGACAACCTGATAGCCATCCCCCGCGCCGTATCCGTAACCCTAAACCGATGGGGCTACAAACACCAACCCCCGAGCCTGCGCCGCGCCTTTATCGCCCGCGCCATGCTCAACCACAGGATAAAGCAATGCAAATCATCGAAATCTACCGCCGCCTGA
- a CDS encoding HNH endonuclease, whose translation MTVITLKDTDPIEAHLGSLKTWKRDAKKFKQTATYDLASDSINIINKLRKENEALRKGAPAVGNFTRTPADLAFSNYIRARAGYRCQRCGTQYPPKSNGLQCSHNFSRRYYNIRFHPDNALALCHNCHNYWFSKDITKAARFLEETVGKNKLAELERLKKQPDATKRPPQSELDAIAEHYQQLIKTIQAA comes from the coding sequence ATGACCGTCATCACCCTCAAAGACACCGACCCCATAGAAGCCCACCTAGGTAGCCTGAAAACATGGAAGCGCGATGCCAAAAAGTTCAAGCAAACCGCCACCTACGACCTAGCAAGCGACAGCATCAACATCATCAACAAGCTACGCAAAGAAAACGAAGCACTGCGAAAAGGCGCGCCCGCAGTCGGCAACTTCACCCGCACCCCCGCCGATTTAGCCTTTTCCAACTACATCCGCGCCCGCGCAGGCTACCGCTGCCAACGCTGCGGCACACAATACCCGCCCAAATCCAACGGCTTGCAATGCAGCCACAACTTCTCACGGCGATACTACAACATCCGTTTCCACCCCGATAACGCCCTCGCCCTCTGCCACAACTGCCACAACTACTGGTTTAGCAAAGACATAACCAAAGCAGCGCGATTTTTGGAAGAGACCGTCGGCAAAAACAAACTCGCCGAACTAGAACGGCTCAAAAAACAACCCGATGCCACCAAAAGGCCCCCGCAAAGCGAGCTAGATGCCATCGCCGAACACTATCAGCAATTGATTAAAACCATTCAGGCAGCCTGA
- a CDS encoding HNH endonuclease, with product MTVITVKDQSPTEQILSSLKTWQRDAKKFKQTALYDLLVETAAHIKKQEKALNDEGKKVFEEFTRTPADAAFSNYIRARAGYRCERCGKQYKAKSTGLQCSHHFSRRHYNIRFDPDNAAALCHHCHNYWYSKDVPEAARWLEDKIGQERVNRLIALKNQKQSKPTASEEAAIAEKYRQLKEQL from the coding sequence ATGACCGTTATCACTGTTAAAGACCAAAGCCCCACCGAGCAAATCCTAAGCAGCCTGAAAACATGGCAGCGCGACGCCAAAAAATTCAAGCAGACCGCCCTGTACGACCTGTTGGTTGAAACCGCCGCCCACATCAAAAAGCAGGAAAAAGCCCTAAATGACGAAGGCAAAAAAGTGTTTGAAGAATTTACCCGCACCCCCGCCGACGCCGCCTTTTCCAACTACATCCGCGCCCGCGCAGGCTACCGGTGCGAGCGCTGCGGCAAACAGTACAAAGCCAAAAGCACCGGCCTGCAATGCAGCCACCACTTTTCCCGCCGCCACTACAACATCCGCTTCGACCCCGACAACGCCGCCGCCCTGTGCCACCACTGCCACAACTACTGGTATTCCAAAGACGTCCCCGAAGCCGCCCGCTGGCTTGAAGATAAAATCGGCCAAGAGCGAGTAAACCGCCTGATTGCCCTGAAAAACCAAAAACAAAGCAAACCCACCGCCAGCGAAGAAGCCGCCATCGCCGAAAAATACCGCCAACTGAAGGAGCAGCTATGA
- a CDS encoding helix-turn-helix transcriptional regulator: protein MKQSETNDELLTPEDVAKMLCLSKRTVLERYAIRPDFPGRIAISKRKFWWKRSEVMIWLERNKEKRAAT from the coding sequence ATGAAACAATCCGAGACCAACGATGAATTATTGACGCCGGAAGACGTTGCCAAGATGCTATGCCTTTCCAAGCGAACTGTTTTAGAGCGTTATGCTATTCGTCCTGATTTCCCCGGTCGTATCGCCATATCCAAACGTAAATTTTGGTGGAAACGAAGTGAAGTGATGATATGGCTGGAACGAAACAAAGAAAAGCGCGCGGCAACATGA
- a CDS encoding YqaJ viral recombinase family protein: MNNFLTQRKKGIGGSDIAAIIGVSQFKTALDVYLSKTTEQPEQQGEHLYWGHALENPIIDRFIRDTGANVIRQPEMRRHPQHQWAIANADALIMNGDTIEAILEIKTSSAFKSREWGVDDTDEVPIEYIAQVQWYMWIYNVQEAYLAALIGGNQYRQYHIKRDDELIAILAEKAQAFWQNHVIPRIPPEPQNGEDAQKLYPHDNGNTAQADSDTLTAYAELKELKAQEKELKAQIAAREDLLKIKIGEYSTMQAGDNTLFTWKAQQSNRFDSKAFQAAHPDLYQQYSKQSETRVLRLK, translated from the coding sequence ATGAACAATTTTCTAACCCAACGCAAAAAAGGCATCGGCGGCAGCGACATCGCCGCCATTATCGGCGTATCCCAATTCAAAACCGCCCTAGATGTGTACCTATCCAAAACCACCGAACAGCCCGAACAGCAAGGCGAACATCTGTATTGGGGGCACGCCCTAGAAAACCCCATCATCGACCGCTTTATCCGAGACACAGGCGCAAACGTCATCAGGCAGCCTGAAATGCGCCGACACCCGCAGCACCAATGGGCAATCGCCAACGCCGACGCGCTCATTATGAACGGCGACACCATAGAAGCCATCCTAGAAATCAAAACCAGCAGCGCATTCAAAAGCCGCGAATGGGGCGTAGACGACACCGACGAAGTGCCGATTGAATACATCGCCCAAGTGCAATGGTATATGTGGATTTACAACGTACAAGAAGCCTATTTAGCCGCGCTGATTGGCGGCAACCAATACCGCCAATACCACATCAAACGCGATGACGAACTGATTGCCATACTCGCCGAAAAAGCCCAAGCCTTTTGGCAAAACCACGTTATCCCCCGCATTCCGCCCGAACCACAAAACGGCGAAGACGCGCAAAAGCTGTATCCACACGACAACGGCAACACCGCCCAAGCCGACAGCGACACCCTAACCGCCTACGCCGAGCTCAAAGAACTCAAAGCACAGGAAAAAGAACTCAAAGCACAAATTGCCGCCCGCGAAGACTTGCTCAAAATCAAAATCGGCGAATATTCCACCATGCAAGCAGGCGACAACACCCTATTCACATGGAAAGCCCAACAAAGCAACCGATTTGACAGCAAAGCCTTTCAGGCAGCCCACCCCGATTTATATCAGCAATACAGCAAGCAAAGCGAAACCCGCGTATTGCGCCTGAAATAA
- the recT gene encoding recombination protein RecT has protein sequence MSTQALKNAITPAKAKPLSERTIADLMSDAKIKAQMALALPKHMTADRLARIATTEMRRVPALANCSPESFLGAIMQCAQLGIEPSNSLGHAYLIPFGNGKDKQGRANVQLIIGYRGMIDLARRSGQIVSLSARAVYENDEFSYEYGLHEDLTHKPSEDGNTGSLTHVYAVARLKDGGIQFEVMSRAQVDAIRAQSKAGNSGPWQTHYEEMAKKTVIRRLFKYLPVSIEIQKAVGLDEQAEAGIDQQNAAFAYGEIIEADYNVVPAEPEAQPEKPTLNEAEFNAIAEQVKTGDAEYDQIIAQYDLTAEQKDLLDKL, from the coding sequence ATGTCCACCCAAGCACTAAAAAACGCCATCACCCCCGCAAAAGCCAAACCGCTTTCCGAGCGCACCATCGCCGACCTGATGAGCGATGCCAAAATCAAAGCGCAAATGGCATTGGCCCTACCCAAACACATGACCGCCGACCGCCTGGCCCGCATCGCCACCACCGAAATGCGCCGCGTGCCCGCCTTGGCAAATTGCAGCCCCGAAAGTTTCCTAGGCGCAATCATGCAATGCGCCCAACTCGGCATAGAACCCAGCAACAGCCTAGGGCACGCCTACCTCATCCCCTTTGGCAACGGCAAAGACAAACAAGGACGCGCCAACGTGCAACTCATCATCGGCTATCGCGGCATGATAGACCTTGCCCGCCGCAGCGGACAAATCGTCAGCCTATCCGCCCGCGCCGTATATGAAAACGACGAGTTCAGCTACGAATACGGCTTGCATGAAGATTTAACCCACAAGCCCAGCGAAGACGGCAACACAGGCAGCCTAACCCACGTTTACGCCGTCGCCCGCCTGAAAGACGGCGGCATCCAGTTTGAAGTCATGAGCCGCGCCCAAGTAGATGCCATCCGCGCCCAAAGCAAAGCAGGCAACAGCGGACCGTGGCAAACGCACTACGAAGAAATGGCGAAAAAAACCGTTATCCGCCGTTTATTTAAATACCTGCCTGTATCGATTGAAATCCAAAAAGCCGTCGGGCTGGACGAACAAGCCGAAGCAGGCATAGACCAACAAAACGCCGCCTTTGCTTATGGCGAAATCATTGAAGCCGATTACAACGTCGTGCCGGCGGAGCCTGAAGCGCAGCCTGAAAAACCCACGCTAAACGAAGCCGAATTCAACGCCATCGCCGAACAAGTCAAAACAGGCGATGCCGAATACGACCAAATCATCGCCCAATATGATTTGACCGCCGAGCAAAAAGATTTGCTGGATAAATTGTAA
- a CDS encoding DUF551 domain-containing protein has protein sequence MTPELTPEQIEKERAAFEAWMAELYPTNQQTERVGDEYSRLGTQYKWEGWQAKAAQSEWISVEDRLPELNKEVLVVWTDGVFGFATRIETKYHEERWNWETAALVETITHWQPLIEPPKAA, from the coding sequence ATGACACCCGAACTGACACCCGAACAAATCGAGAAAGAACGCGCCGCGTTTGAGGCGTGGATGGCTGAACTGTATCCAACCAACCAGCAAACGGAACGAGTGGGCGACGAATACAGCCGCCTTGGTACACAGTACAAATGGGAAGGCTGGCAAGCCAAAGCCGCGCAATCCGAATGGATAAGCGTGGAGGACAGGCTGCCTGAATTAAACAAAGAAGTATTGGTTGTATGGACGGATGGTGTATTTGGTTTTGCAACACGCATTGAGACAAAATATCACGAAGAAAGGTGGAATTGGGAAACAGCAGCGCTTGTCGAAACAATTACACACTGGCAACCCCTGATCGAACCACCCAAGGCAGCCTGA
- a CDS encoding pseudouridine synthase, with amino-acid sequence MTDPVRLSKRMAELGICSRREADSYIEKGWVRVNGIPAVLGQKVSPADRIDLNKQAHEQQANRVTILLNKPVGFVSGQPEKDYRAAVELITAENQWEGDTSRIAFHPSHTRNLAPAGRLDIDSVGLLVLTQDGRIAKQLIGDNGNSEKEYLVRVKGSLKENGLALLNHGLSLDGEKLRPAQVSWQNQDQLRFVLKQGKKRQIRRMCELVGLRVVGLKRIRVGRIKLGALPQGKWRYLQANERF; translated from the coding sequence ATGACCGACCCCGTCCGCCTATCCAAACGCATGGCAGAACTCGGCATCTGCTCACGCCGCGAAGCCGACAGCTACATAGAAAAAGGCTGGGTGCGCGTAAACGGCATCCCCGCCGTGCTCGGGCAAAAAGTCAGCCCCGCCGACCGCATAGACCTCAACAAACAAGCCCACGAACAACAAGCCAACCGCGTAACCATTTTGTTGAACAAACCCGTCGGCTTCGTGAGCGGGCAGCCTGAAAAAGACTACCGCGCCGCCGTTGAGCTCATCACCGCCGAAAACCAATGGGAAGGCGACACCAGCCGCATCGCCTTCCACCCCAGCCACACCCGCAATCTCGCCCCCGCAGGCAGGCTGGACATCGATTCGGTCGGCTTGCTGGTGCTCACCCAAGACGGGCGCATCGCCAAACAGCTCATCGGCGACAACGGCAACAGCGAAAAAGAATACCTTGTGCGCGTGAAAGGCAGCCTGAAAGAGAACGGGCTTGCCCTGCTTAACCACGGATTAAGCTTGGACGGCGAAAAACTGCGCCCCGCCCAAGTAAGCTGGCAAAACCAAGACCAGCTGCGCTTCGTGTTGAAACAAGGAAAAAAACGCCAAATCCGCCGCATGTGCGAACTGGTGGGGCTGCGCGTGGTCGGCTTAAAACGCATCCGCGTCGGGCGCATCAAACTGGGCGCATTGCCGCAGGGAAAATGGCGCTATCTACAAGCGAACGAACGCTTTTAA